The window CAGATTTTCGGCGGCATGGGCTACTCGACCGAGTATCCGGTGGAAAAACTCTTCCGCGACGCCAAGGTGCTGCAGATCTACGAAGGCACGAGCGAAATCCAGCGCAACATCATCGCCCGGGAAATGCAGCGGGCTTGAACGACAGGAGCAATCGATGACTCAACCCCACCCTCACGAAGCGCTGATCCTCGGCGCCGTCCGCACCCCCTTCGGCCGCCGCGGCGGCGCGCTGCGCGAGACCCGTCCCGACGAACTGCTGGCGACGGCGATCGGCGGCGTGCTGCAGCGCACCGGCCTGCCCGCCGATCGCGTCGGCGACGTGCTCGCGGGCTGCGTGAGCCAGGCCGGCGAGCAGGGCGCCAATATCGGCCGCCAGGCGGCGCTGCTGGCGGGTCTGCCGGCCGAGGTGCCGGGCGTGTCGATGAACCGCATGTGCGGCTCCAGCCAGTTCGCGGTGCATGCGGCGTCGCAGGCAGTGGCGGCGGGCGATCTCGATTTCGCGATCGGCTGCGGCGTGGAGAGCATGAGCCGCGTGCCGATGTTCCTTGATTTGACGCTGGGCGAGGGGGATTTTCGCGGCTTCGACGGCCTGCATCCCGACATCCTGCGTCGTTACGCGATCCCGCATCAGGTGGAGAGCGCCGAGCGCATCGCCGAGCAGTGGAAACTGTCGCGCGCGGACATGGACGACTTCGCGATCGAGAGCCATCGCCGCGCCGAAGCCGCCCGGGCCGCCGGCGTGCATGCCGAGATCCTGCCGGTGACGGGCGTGGACAGGGAAGGGGGGGCGATCACGCTGGCCCACGACGAGGGCATCCGCGCATCGATCGACGTGGACCGGATGCGCGGCATGGCACCGGTGTTCCGGCAGCCGGGCGAAGGCGGCGTCACCGCCGCCAACGCGAGCCAGATGTCGGACGGTGCGTCGGCGGTGCTGGTGGGGCGCCGCGGGGCGGCCGAGGCGCACGGGATCAGGCCGCGGGCCCGCTTCCGTGCGCGTGTGGCGGTCGGTTCCGACCCGGTGATGCAGCTCA is drawn from Azoarcus sp. DN11 and contains these coding sequences:
- a CDS encoding thiolase family protein; its protein translation is MTQPHPHEALILGAVRTPFGRRGGALRETRPDELLATAIGGVLQRTGLPADRVGDVLAGCVSQAGEQGANIGRQAALLAGLPAEVPGVSMNRMCGSSQFAVHAASQAVAAGDLDFAIGCGVESMSRVPMFLDLTLGEGDFRGFDGLHPDILRRYAIPHQVESAERIAEQWKLSRADMDDFAIESHRRAEAARAAGVHAEILPVTGVDREGGAITLAHDEGIRASIDVDRMRGMAPVFRQPGEGGVTAANASQMSDGASAVLVGRRGAAEAHGIRPRARFRARVAVGSDPVMQLTGVIPAARRALEVAGLSIRDLDWIEVNEAFASVALCFAREFAPDLDKLNPWGGAIAHGHPLGGTGAGLMAKMLAGLEHRGGQFGLQVMCIGHGMATATVIERI